The Deinococcus aquaticus genomic interval CCCATCGTCCGGGCTGCCGGGCAGGCCGTCAGCGACTACCGCATGATCGAGAGCGGCGACCGGGTGATGGTCTGCCTGTCGGGCGGCAAGGACAGTTACACGCTGCTGGACGTGCTGCTGCACCTGCAACGCAAGGCCCCCGTTCCGTTCGAGATCATTGCCGTGAACCTCGACCAGGGTCAGCCGGGCTTCCCGACCGACGTGCTGCCCCGCTACCTGAGTGCGCTGGGCGTGCCGCACAGCCTGATCCGGCAGGACACGTACCGCGTGGTCAGGGAGAAAACACCGGCCGGCAAGACCACCTGCGCGCTGTGCAGCCGCCTGCGCCGGGGCGCGCTGTACCGCCACGCCCGCGAGATCGGCGCCACGAAGATCGCGCTGGGCCACCACCGCGACGACATCCTGGAAACGCTGTTCATGAACCTGTTCTTCGGCGCGCGCCTGAAGGCCATGCCGCCCAAGTTGCAGAGTGACGACGGCACGAACGTCGTGATCCGCCCCCTGGCGTACGTGCCCGAGGCGGACATTATCCGGTACGCGCAGGCCCGCGCCTTCCCGATCATTCCCTGCAACCTGTGCGGCAGTCAGGAGAACCTGCAACGCAAAGTCGTCGGCGAGATGCTGCAAAGCTGGGAGCGCGAGCATCCGGGCCGCCTGACGAACATCGCCCGCGCCCTGACCCGCGTGACCCCCAGCCACCTGATGGACCCCAGTCTGTTCGACTTCGCGTCCCTGAGTGTCACGCCCGCCGAGGGCGACCGGGCCTTCGACCCGGACGAGCACCCGCAGCGCGAGTTCCTGAGCGGCGTGCAGGAACTGGAAATGCTCGGCTGAAGCCGGCCAGCCGCCTGACGTGACAACGGGGCCACGCACCCTTCAGCGCGTGGCCCCGTCCTGTGGTGGGGGCGTCAGGTCGTTTCGGTGTACGCGCCCAGGCGGCGGAAGCGGGCGGCGCGGCCTGTTTTCAGGTCGGCGGGTGCCTGCTGCATCAGGTCGCGCAGGTGGCGGGTCACGGCCTCGCCGACGGCGTGGGCGGCCTGCTGGGGGTTCAGGTGCGCGCCGCCAGCGGGTTCGGGGATGACTTCCTCGACAATCCCGAGTTCCAGCAGGTCCGGGGCGGTCAGGCGCAGCGCCTCGGCGGCCAGGGGGGCCTTGCTGGCGTCCTTCCAGATGATGCTGGCCGCACCCTCGGGCGAGATCACGGAGTACCACGCGTTCTCCTGAATCAGGACGCGGTTGCCCACGCCGATGGCGAGCGCGCCGCCGGAGCCGCCCTCGCCGATCACGACGTTCACGACCGGCACGCGCAGGTTCAGCATGCGGCGGATGCTCTCGGCAATCGCCCAGCCCTGGCCGCGCTCCTCGGCTTCCAGGCCGGGGTAGGCGCCCTGGGTGTCCACCAGCGCCACGACCGGCAGGCCGAACTTGTCG includes:
- the ttcA gene encoding tRNA 2-thiocytidine(32) synthetase TtcA, with product MTQTALTPSDPTTVTPTAAAPIPLAETTRRLAPIVRAAGQAVSDYRMIESGDRVMVCLSGGKDSYTLLDVLLHLQRKAPVPFEIIAVNLDQGQPGFPTDVLPRYLSALGVPHSLIRQDTYRVVREKTPAGKTTCALCSRLRRGALYRHAREIGATKIALGHHRDDILETLFMNLFFGARLKAMPPKLQSDDGTNVVIRPLAYVPEADIIRYAQARAFPIIPCNLCGSQENLQRKVVGEMLQSWEREHPGRLTNIARALTRVTPSHLMDPSLFDFASLSVTPAEGDRAFDPDEHPQREFLSGVQELEMLG
- a CDS encoding acetyl-CoA carboxylase carboxyltransferase subunit alpha, producing MTTNPTSLDTLKELEARVHDLEVTARNTGQNLDAAITPLRAEVDRLRAAHTPGPKAAPTRWERVQLARAPGRPTALDYVEHLCTEFTELHGDRRYGDDPALIGGPARWQGVPVMLLLQQKGRDTKSKIKRRFGSANPEGYRKAVRLMDLADKFGLPVVALVDTQGAYPGLEAEERGQGWAIAESIRRMLNLRVPVVNVVIGEGGSGGALAIGVGNRVLIQENAWYSVISPEGAASIIWKDASKAPLAAEALRLTAPDLLELGIVEEVIPEPAGGAHLNPQQAAHAVGEAVTRHLRDLMQQAPADLKTGRAARFRRLGAYTETT